A window of the Sphingobium sp. CAP-1 genome harbors these coding sequences:
- a CDS encoding winged helix-turn-helix transcriptional regulator, with product MKHNLAQDLERCALPIALEAMGERWSFLILRGALSGIRHFEEFQSTLGIARNILANRLARLVENGIMLRQPMQCDRRKVEYRLTEKGQDLAPAMIALRQWGEKWGCAPPSCQVLADSRDRQPIRRIAVQAHDGRALDLTDLVWLCTDEVTPMAQEPAQAA from the coding sequence ATGAAACATAATCTGGCCCAGGATCTGGAACGTTGTGCGCTCCCTATTGCGCTGGAGGCGATGGGTGAACGCTGGTCCTTCCTGATCCTGCGCGGCGCCCTGTCGGGCATCCGCCATTTCGAGGAATTTCAATCCACTCTGGGCATCGCCCGCAACATATTGGCCAACCGGCTCGCGCGGCTGGTGGAAAATGGCATCATGCTGCGCCAGCCGATGCAGTGCGACCGGCGCAAGGTCGAATATCGGCTGACCGAAAAGGGGCAGGATCTGGCCCCCGCGATGATCGCGCTGCGCCAGTGGGGCGAAAAATGGGGCTGCGCGCCGCCATCCTGCCAGGTGCTGGCCGACAGCCGCGATCGCCAGCCGATCCGTCGCATCGCCGTGCAGGCGCATGACGGCCGGGCACTGGACCTGACCGATCTGGTCTGGCTCTGCACCGACGAGGTGACACCGATGGCGCAGGAGCCGGCGCAGGCCGCCTGA
- a CDS encoding glycine zipper 2TM domain-containing protein — protein sequence MKMKFLVNLGAALAMGAASFAMTATPAAARDHYRGGYYERGDYYRGGYDRGYRGYDRGYRGGYYRGDGYYRNNGYRGYNRGYRGGYRCRDNGTGGTIIGAIAGGLLGNEIGKGSGRYGRRGDGTTGAIIGAGVGALAGRAIDRNC from the coding sequence ATGAAGATGAAGTTTCTTGTGAATTTGGGCGCCGCTCTGGCCATGGGCGCCGCGTCTTTCGCCATGACGGCGACCCCGGCGGCGGCGCGCGACCATTATCGCGGCGGCTATTATGAACGCGGCGATTATTATCGTGGCGGTTACGATCGGGGCTATCGCGGCTATGATCGCGGCTATCGCGGCGGCTATTATCGGGGTGACGGCTATTATCGCAATAATGGCTATCGCGGCTACAACCGGGGGTATCGCGGCGGCTATCGCTGCCGGGACAATGGCACGGGCGGCACCATCATCGGTGCGATCGCCGGCGGTCTGCTGGGCAATGAAATCGGCAAGGGGTCGGGTCGCTATGGCCGCCGGGGCGACGGCACCACCGGCGCGATCATCGGGGCGGGCGTCGGCGCCCTGGCCGGCCGCGCGATTGACCGTAACTGCTGA
- a CDS encoding RelA/SpoT family protein: MLRQYELVERVKRYDPDADEAMINRAYVFSVQKHGSQKRASGDPYFSHPIEVAGILTDFNLDDQTIVTALLHDTIEDTLVTYEEIESAFGKDVARMVDGVTKLSKIEAMSENERAAENLRKFLLAMSDDIRVLLVKLADRLHNMRTLHFIKNPDKRRRIARETMDIYAPLAERIGMYDFMREMQLLSFREIEPEAYDSITKRLEQLKEGGHDKVDRIGAELQLLLAGQGMSVSVSGREKHPYSIWKKMQERHISFEQLTDVMAFRVITDSHEDCYRALGIIHQTFKMVPGRFKDYISTPKRNGYQSLHTTVIHQDNARIEVQIRSRDMHHDAELGLAAHWAYKQKGDAADHHAAWLRDLVEILEQSQDADELLEHTRMAMYQDRIFAFSPKGELHQMPKGSTPVDFAYAVHTSLGNQTVGAKVNGRVVPLRTSLENGDQVEILKSEGQEPQPGWLTFAITGKARAAIRRYIRQKQRGEEVKLGEKLYEEIVGRFSPDLARELGDKALNAALKRLKLDDRASLMVAIATHRVLDSEVMEALMPGSTSAEGMQEAHPRQHEPVSIRGLTPGIAYNLGDCCHPVPGDRIVGVRRTGEPIEVHTIDCRSLEVDQDDDWVDLAWDSKSKGGTARLSVIVKNQPGALAAVANVFGATKANILNLQLVNREGPFHTDIIDLEVADAQHLNRILSALRAIDVVVQADRV, from the coding sequence ATGCTACGTCAATATGAACTTGTCGAACGGGTGAAGCGCTACGATCCGGATGCGGACGAAGCGATGATCAACCGCGCCTATGTCTTTTCGGTCCAGAAGCATGGCAGCCAGAAGCGCGCCAGCGGCGATCCCTATTTCAGCCATCCGATCGAGGTGGCGGGCATATTGACCGATTTCAATCTGGACGACCAGACGATCGTGACCGCGCTGCTGCACGACACGATCGAGGATACGCTCGTCACCTATGAGGAGATTGAAAGCGCGTTCGGCAAGGATGTCGCACGCATGGTCGACGGCGTGACCAAGCTCAGCAAGATCGAGGCCATGTCCGAAAATGAGCGGGCCGCGGAAAATCTGCGCAAGTTCCTGCTCGCCATGTCCGACGACATCCGCGTGCTGCTGGTCAAGCTCGCCGACCGGCTGCACAATATGCGCACGCTGCATTTCATCAAGAATCCCGACAAGCGCCGCCGTATCGCGCGTGAGACGATGGACATATACGCCCCGCTGGCGGAGCGGATCGGCATGTATGATTTCATGCGCGAAATGCAGCTCCTCTCCTTCCGCGAGATCGAGCCGGAAGCCTATGACAGCATCACCAAGCGGCTGGAGCAGTTGAAGGAAGGCGGCCATGACAAGGTCGACCGGATCGGCGCGGAACTGCAATTGCTGCTGGCGGGCCAGGGCATGTCGGTCAGCGTGTCGGGCCGGGAAAAGCATCCCTATTCCATCTGGAAGAAGATGCAGGAACGCCATATCAGTTTCGAGCAACTGACCGACGTGATGGCGTTCCGCGTCATCACCGACAGCCATGAGGATTGCTACCGCGCGCTCGGCATCATCCACCAGACCTTCAAGATGGTCCCCGGCCGGTTCAAGGACTATATCTCCACGCCCAAGCGCAACGGCTACCAGTCGCTGCACACCACGGTCATCCATCAGGACAATGCCCGGATAGAGGTGCAGATCCGCAGCCGTGACATGCATCATGACGCGGAACTGGGGCTGGCGGCGCACTGGGCCTATAAGCAGAAGGGCGATGCCGCCGACCATCATGCCGCCTGGCTGCGTGACCTGGTTGAAATCCTGGAACAGAGCCAGGACGCCGACGAGCTGCTCGAACATACCCGCATGGCGATGTATCAGGACCGCATCTTCGCCTTCTCGCCCAAGGGCGAACTGCACCAGATGCCCAAGGGATCGACCCCGGTCGACTTCGCCTATGCGGTCCACACCTCGCTGGGCAACCAGACCGTCGGGGCCAAGGTCAACGGCCGGGTCGTGCCGCTGCGCACATCCCTCGAAAATGGTGATCAGGTCGAAATTTTGAAGTCGGAGGGACAGGAGCCGCAACCCGGCTGGCTGACCTTCGCCATCACCGGCAAGGCCCGCGCCGCGATCCGCCGCTACATCCGCCAGAAACAGCGTGGCGAAGAGGTGAAGCTGGGCGAGAAACTCTATGAGGAGATTGTCGGCCGCTTCTCCCCCGACCTTGCCAGGGAACTGGGCGACAAGGCGCTGAACGCCGCGCTCAAGCGACTGAAGCTGGACGACCGGGCATCGCTGATGGTCGCCATCGCCACCCATCGCGTCCTCGACAGCGAAGTGATGGAGGCGCTGATGCCCGGCTCCACCAGCGCGGAAGGAATGCAGGAAGCCCATCCCCGCCAGCATGAGCCGGTGTCGATCCGCGGCCTGACGCCGGGCATCGCCTATAATCTGGGCGATTGCTGCCACCCCGTCCCCGGCGACCGGATCGTCGGCGTGCGGCGCACCGGCGAGCCGATCGAGGTGCATACGATCGACTGCCGGTCGCTGGAGGTGGATCAGGACGACGACTGGGTCGACCTCGCCTGGGACAGCAAGTCGAAGGGCGGCACCGCGCGCCTCTCCGTCATCGTCAAGAACCAGCCGGGCGCGCTCGCCGCCGTCGCCAATGTGTTCGGCGCGACCAAGGCGAACATCCTCAACCTGCAACTGGTAAACCGCGAAGGCCCGTTCCACACCGACATCATCGATCTGGAAGTGGCGGACGCGCAGCATCTCAACCGCATCCTGTCGGCGCTGCGCGCGATCGACGTGGTGGTGCAGGCGGACCGGGTATAG
- the rplL gene encoding 50S ribosomal protein L7/L12: MADINALVDQLSALTVLEAAELSKALEEKWGVSAAAAVAVAGPAAAAAAPAAEEQTEFDVILTGDGGKKINVIKEVRAITGLGLTEAKALVEGAPKAIKEGVNKDEAEKVKKQLEEAGATVELK, from the coding sequence ATGGCAGACATCAACGCTCTGGTCGATCAGCTTTCGGCCCTCACCGTCCTCGAAGCCGCCGAGCTGTCGAAGGCTCTGGAAGAAAAGTGGGGCGTTAGCGCCGCTGCCGCCGTCGCCGTCGCTGGCCCGGCCGCTGCCGCCGCTGCTCCGGCTGCTGAAGAGCAGACCGAATTCGACGTGATCCTGACCGGCGACGGTGGCAAGAAGATCAACGTCATCAAGGAAGTCCGCGCCATCACCGGCCTGGGCCTGACCGAAGCCAAGGCTCTGGTCGAAGGCGCCCCGAAGGCGATCAAGGAAGGCGTGAACAAGGACGAAGCCGAGAAGGTCAAGAAGCAGCTTGAAGAAGCTGGCGCGACCGTCGAGCTGAAGTAA
- a CDS encoding sensor histidine kinase: MSVTVPRIKPQPFFADKNRAFWNLQSLGWAGAFLLRGSSTIANGQPLSSLIPVLISTVTGYSVTLLIAVAFRFLLKQRPIVTWGVSIAMVVLAAALVAFIDSWVFSTQNRGSETAGLQLFLGAFYLSSTLIGAWCALYYAINFYLTVEEQADQLLLLENQAANAQLAMLRYQLNPHFLFNTLNSISTLVLLKQTDRANAMLSRLSSFLRYTLINEPTAQVTIEQEIETLKLYLEIEKMRFEDRLRPSFSVDPAVARARLPSLLLQPLVENAIKYAVTPKEEGAEIAVSAQPAGDNVRIVVSDSGPGLNEGGMKPHIPMSEGTGIGLPNIRDRLIQAFGERQSFETRSTPGGFSVIIEIPLNMDETSKVAA; encoded by the coding sequence ATGTCCGTCACCGTCCCACGCATCAAGCCTCAGCCCTTCTTCGCTGACAAGAATCGCGCTTTCTGGAACCTGCAATCGCTGGGATGGGCCGGCGCCTTCCTGCTGCGCGGATCGTCCACCATCGCCAATGGCCAGCCGCTTTCCAGCCTGATCCCGGTGCTGATCTCCACCGTCACCGGCTATTCGGTGACGCTGCTGATCGCGGTTGCCTTTCGCTTCCTGCTGAAACAGCGGCCGATCGTCACCTGGGGCGTGTCGATCGCGATGGTGGTGCTGGCCGCCGCGCTGGTCGCCTTCATCGATAGCTGGGTCTTTTCGACCCAGAACCGGGGCAGCGAAACCGCCGGATTGCAGCTTTTCCTGGGCGCCTTCTATTTGTCCAGCACGCTGATCGGGGCGTGGTGCGCGCTCTATTATGCCATCAACTTCTACCTGACGGTGGAGGAGCAGGCGGACCAGTTGCTGCTGCTGGAAAATCAGGCGGCCAACGCGCAACTGGCGATGCTGCGCTATCAGCTCAATCCGCATTTCCTGTTCAACACGCTCAACTCCATCTCGACGCTGGTGCTGCTGAAACAGACCGACCGGGCCAATGCGATGCTCTCGCGCCTGTCCTCCTTCCTGCGCTACACGCTCATCAACGAGCCGACGGCGCAGGTGACGATCGAGCAGGAGATCGAAACGCTGAAACTCTATCTGGAGATTGAGAAGATGCGGTTCGAGGACCGGCTGCGTCCGTCCTTCAGCGTCGATCCGGCGGTGGCGCGAGCGCGGTTGCCGTCGCTGCTGCTCCAGCCGCTGGTCGAAAATGCGATCAAATATGCGGTCACGCCCAAGGAGGAAGGGGCGGAAATCGCGGTCAGCGCGCAGCCTGCCGGGGATAATGTGCGGATCGTCGTATCGGACAGCGGGCCGGGATTGAACGAAGGCGGCATGAAGCCACACATTCCGATGAGCGAAGGCACGGGGATCGGCCTGCCGAACATCCGGGACCGATTAATTCAGGCCTTCGGGGAACGACAGAGCTTTGAAACGCGTTCCACGCCGGGCGGATTTTCGGTCATTATCGAAATTCCGCTGAACATGGATGAAACATCGAAAGTGGCCGCATGA
- a CDS encoding GtrA family protein, with protein sequence MKILSRYYAEHGALFWQIVRYGVTGLFVTACQAAIYWSLAALAGLHVQLANLVGYAGAVVIGYVSHSAFTFRGHGEAGNHATRGVRFVAVSLVSYALNALWVWLCVTHMRWPEWSPIPAMLFVTPAVVFSLNRRWVFR encoded by the coding sequence ATGAAAATCCTGTCACGTTATTATGCAGAGCATGGCGCGCTGTTCTGGCAGATCGTCCGCTACGGCGTGACCGGCCTGTTCGTCACCGCCTGCCAGGCGGCGATTTACTGGAGCCTCGCCGCGCTGGCGGGGCTGCATGTGCAACTCGCCAATCTTGTCGGCTATGCCGGCGCGGTGGTGATCGGCTATGTCAGCCACAGCGCCTTCACCTTTCGCGGCCATGGCGAAGCGGGCAATCATGCCACGCGCGGCGTCCGCTTCGTGGCGGTGTCGCTGGTCAGCTACGCGCTGAACGCGCTATGGGTCTGGCTGTGTGTCACCCATATGCGCTGGCCCGAATGGTCCCCCATCCCCGCCATGCTGTTCGTGACCCCGGCGGTGGTGTTCAGCCTGAACCGGCGATGGGTGTTCAGATAA
- a CDS encoding DUF4112 domain-containing protein, with protein sequence MAISQDQFDRIVRDMPGFGRDPASVRRRIEAMEAVLEGLFVIPGTNRRVGLDSLVGLVPVVGDIATAAMGAWIVWEARNLGMSKWQITRMAANVGVDTLIGAIPFAGDIFDFLYKSNTKNLRIIRKHLDRHHPSTVTIEG encoded by the coding sequence ATGGCGATTTCGCAGGACCAGTTCGACCGCATCGTGCGCGACATGCCCGGTTTCGGCCGCGACCCCGCATCGGTGCGCCGCCGGATCGAGGCGATGGAGGCGGTGCTGGAGGGGCTGTTCGTCATCCCCGGCACCAATCGCCGCGTCGGGCTGGACAGTCTGGTCGGGCTGGTGCCCGTGGTCGGCGACATCGCCACTGCCGCGATGGGCGCGTGGATCGTGTGGGAAGCCCGCAACCTGGGCATGTCGAAATGGCAGATCACCCGCATGGCGGCCAATGTCGGGGTCGACACGCTCATCGGCGCGATCCCCTTCGCCGGCGATATTTTCGACTTTCTCTACAAGTCGAACACGAAGAATCTGCGCATCATCCGCAAGCATCTCGACCGGCACCATCCCTCGACGGTGACGATCGAGGGGTAG
- the rpmB gene encoding 50S ribosomal protein L28, with product MSRICELTGKGRQVGHNVSHANNKTKRVFLPNLQNVSLISETLETTVKLRVSTHGLRSVEHNGGLDNWLVKTSDEKLSLKARRLKRDIVKKKAAVAA from the coding sequence ATGTCGCGCATTTGCGAGCTGACCGGTAAGGGTCGCCAGGTGGGTCACAATGTTTCCCACGCCAACAACAAGACCAAGCGCGTGTTCCTGCCGAACCTGCAGAACGTGTCGCTGATCTCCGAAACGCTGGAAACCACCGTGAAGCTGCGCGTGTCGACCCATGGTCTGCGCTCGGTCGAACATAATGGCGGCCTGGACAACTGGCTGGTCAAGACCAGCGACGAAAAGCTGTCGCTGAAGGCCCGCCGCCTGAAGCGCGACATCGTCAAGAAGAAGGCTGCCGTCGCAGCCTGA
- a CDS encoding nucleoside deaminase: MAPSFPPPFPLPAPMRRALDLARTAQAAGEVPIGAVVTKDGVVIGEGENRNRRDNDPTAHAEIVAMRAAAAHLQDFRLTGCDLWVTLEPCPMCAGAISHARIARLYYAVGDAKGGAIEQGPRLFAQPQCLHRPEVYGGLAEAEASALLRDFFAARR, encoded by the coding sequence ATGGCCCCGTCCTTTCCGCCCCCCTTCCCCCTGCCCGCGCCGATGCGCCGCGCGCTCGACCTTGCCCGCACGGCGCAGGCGGCGGGCGAAGTGCCGATCGGCGCGGTGGTGACGAAGGACGGCGTCGTCATCGGCGAGGGCGAGAACCGCAACCGGCGCGACAATGATCCCACCGCCCATGCGGAAATCGTGGCGATGCGGGCGGCGGCGGCGCACCTCCAGGACTTTCGCCTGACCGGCTGCGACCTGTGGGTGACGCTGGAACCCTGCCCGATGTGCGCGGGCGCGATTTCCCATGCCCGGATCGCCCGCCTTTATTACGCGGTGGGCGATGCCAAGGGGGGCGCGATCGAGCAAGGCCCACGCCTGTTCGCCCAGCCGCAATGCCTGCACCGGCCGGAAGTCTATGGTGGGCTTGCCGAAGCGGAAGCCTCAGCGCTGCTGCGCGACTTTTTCGCCGCCCGGCGCTGA
- a CDS encoding esterase-like activity of phytase family protein, with the protein MQRILIVLALAILLLPAPHLSKPQSVRAGSLLVRARPLPLSSIDPALRRAGALDYLGGWVLESDNAGFGGISALMVSGPGQMLGLSDSGVLTGFHVGPGPERRRPFIAPLPVRAQDRYRPWWSWDAESLTYDPAIDRYWVGFEGLQAICRYGPGFARVEACRTWPEIVAWPETGSIESLARLPDGRFLAIGEMGMTADGRHDVLLFDRDPAEKDTPAPIHLRYAPPQGYRPTDAVALDAHHLLVLNRRLTLQELFTATIAIVDLPERPQPGALLKARTLARLAPPLLADNFEGIAVGQEGGKPVIWVVSDDNHEFFQRTLLLKFGLRGEQ; encoded by the coding sequence ATGCAGCGAATCCTGATCGTCCTGGCCCTGGCCATCCTGCTGTTGCCCGCCCCGCATTTGAGCAAGCCCCAGAGCGTTCGCGCCGGCAGCCTGCTGGTGCGCGCGCGGCCCTTGCCGCTGAGCAGCATCGATCCGGCGCTGCGGCGCGCGGGGGCGCTCGACTATCTGGGCGGCTGGGTGCTGGAAAGCGACAATGCGGGCTTTGGCGGCATATCCGCGCTGATGGTCAGCGGGCCGGGGCAGATGCTGGGCCTGAGCGATTCGGGCGTGCTGACGGGCTTTCATGTCGGGCCGGGGCCGGAACGCCGCCGCCCCTTCATCGCCCCCCTGCCCGTCCGCGCGCAGGACCGATACCGGCCATGGTGGTCATGGGATGCCGAATCCCTGACCTATGATCCCGCGATCGACCGCTATTGGGTCGGGTTCGAAGGCTTGCAGGCGATCTGTCGCTATGGACCGGGTTTCGCACGGGTGGAAGCGTGCCGGACCTGGCCGGAGATCGTCGCCTGGCCCGAAACCGGATCGATCGAATCGCTCGCCCGCCTGCCCGATGGCCGCTTTCTGGCGATCGGCGAAATGGGGATGACGGCGGACGGGCGGCACGACGTGCTGCTGTTCGATCGCGACCCGGCCGAAAAGGACACGCCCGCCCCCATCCACCTGCGCTACGCCCCGCCGCAGGGCTATCGCCCGACCGATGCGGTGGCGCTGGACGCACACCATCTGCTGGTGCTGAACCGGCGACTGACCTTGCAGGAACTGTTCACCGCGACGATCGCGATCGTGGACCTGCCCGAACGGCCGCAGCCGGGGGCGTTGTTGAAAGCCCGCACCCTCGCGCGGCTGGCGCCGCCATTGCTGGCCGATAATTTCGAGGGGATCGCGGTCGGCCAGGAGGGCGGAAAGCCCGTCATCTGGGTCGTGTCCGACGATAATCACGAATTTTTCCAGCGCACTCTGCTGCTGAAATTCGGGTTGCGGGGCGAACAGTAA
- a CDS encoding ABC transporter substrate-binding protein: MFVAPPLARSCHRAALIAGAGLALLLGGCSDEGRGPVVVSVIGDRDDFARPLQKLPDPGAKLILEATAQGLVAFDAGGDVLPALAQRWIVQDDGRSYIFRLRRAFWADGTRVTAPDVARMLMARIVTLRRLDPDGPLDAVQAVVPMTGEVIEIRLAASRPYVLQMLAQPQMAVLSRDGGTGPYRSRMQGKALFLAPIDRTSGDDGGEDQPIPEWQNRVVRAERAALAIIRFRERDSALVLGGRFADLPLLVPAGIDRDNVRIDPVRGLLGLAVTGEGKLLDDDAIRAAINMTIDRSQLPALFPLGGWATSDRILPDQMDLGRPPTGPDWAALPLDERRAQAAASVTRWRHDNGAPPPLRIALPRGPGATLLFGMLARDLAAIGLPVRRVAMTAQADLRLIDEVAAYDSAIWYLGRVGCARKVHCSHGADAQLQAASLASSLDERTARIADAEALMVAHNGYIALGAPVRWSLVSKRLTGFLPSPRARHPLNHLFRSTN; encoded by the coding sequence ATGTTCGTTGCCCCGCCCCTCGCCCGGTCCTGCCACCGCGCCGCCCTGATTGCCGGCGCCGGGCTGGCGCTGCTGCTGGGCGGATGTTCCGACGAAGGGCGCGGGCCGGTGGTGGTCAGCGTCATCGGCGATCGCGACGATTTCGCCAGACCATTGCAGAAACTGCCCGATCCGGGCGCCAAGCTGATCCTGGAGGCGACGGCCCAGGGGCTGGTCGCCTTCGACGCTGGCGGCGACGTTCTCCCCGCACTCGCCCAGCGCTGGATCGTGCAGGATGACGGGCGCAGCTATATTTTCCGCCTGCGCCGCGCCTTCTGGGCCGACGGAACGCGCGTCACCGCGCCCGATGTCGCGCGGATGCTGATGGCGCGGATCGTCACGCTGCGGCGACTGGACCCGGACGGCCCACTGGATGCGGTGCAGGCGGTGGTGCCGATGACCGGCGAGGTGATTGAGATCCGCCTTGCCGCGTCGCGCCCCTATGTGTTGCAGATGCTGGCCCAGCCGCAGATGGCGGTGCTGTCGCGTGATGGCGGCACCGGCCCCTATCGCAGCCGGATGCAGGGCAAGGCGCTGTTCCTGGCCCCGATCGACCGCACCAGCGGCGACGATGGCGGGGAGGATCAACCGATCCCCGAATGGCAGAACCGGGTGGTGCGCGCCGAACGCGCCGCGCTGGCGATCATCCGTTTCCGCGAGCGTGATTCCGCGCTGGTGCTGGGCGGGCGCTTCGCCGACCTGCCGCTGCTGGTGCCGGCCGGGATTGATCGGGACAATGTGCGGATCGATCCGGTTCGGGGACTGCTGGGGCTGGCGGTGACGGGCGAAGGCAAGCTGCTGGACGATGACGCCATCCGCGCCGCCATCAACATGACCATCGACCGCAGCCAGTTGCCCGCGCTCTTTCCGCTGGGCGGCTGGGCCACCAGCGACCGCATCCTCCCCGACCAGATGGATCTGGGCCGGCCGCCGACCGGGCCGGACTGGGCCGCGTTGCCGCTGGACGAACGGCGGGCGCAGGCGGCGGCCAGCGTCACCCGCTGGCGCCATGACAATGGCGCACCGCCACCGCTGCGCATCGCCCTGCCGCGCGGCCCCGGCGCCACCCTGCTGTTCGGGATGCTGGCGCGCGATCTGGCGGCCATCGGCCTGCCGGTGCGCCGGGTCGCGATGACGGCACAGGCCGACCTGCGCCTGATCGATGAGGTCGCCGCCTATGACAGCGCGATCTGGTATCTCGGCCGGGTCGGCTGCGCGCGCAAGGTCCATTGCAGCCATGGCGCCGACGCCCAGTTACAGGCCGCCAGCCTCGCCTCATCGCTGGACGAACGCACGGCCCGCATCGCCGACGCCGAAGCGCTGATGGTGGCGCATAATGGCTATATCGCACTCGGCGCGCCGGTGCGCTGGTCGCTGGTGTCGAAGCGGCTGACCGGCTTCCTCCCCTCCCCCCGCGCGCGCCACCCATTGAACCATCTGTTCCGCAGCACCAACTAA
- a CDS encoding circumsporozoite protein has protein sequence MTKSIALSLVLAASLGLAACSGGAENAANNAANAAENASNAADNAMNAALNAADNAANAASNATNNAANAM, from the coding sequence ATGACCAAGTCGATTGCTCTTTCGCTCGTTCTCGCCGCTTCGCTCGGCCTGGCCGCTTGTTCGGGTGGCGCGGAAAACGCCGCCAACAACGCCGCCAACGCTGCCGAGAACGCGTCGAACGCTGCCGACAACGCCATGAACGCCGCGCTGAACGCCGCCGACAACGCCGCTAACGCTGCGTCGAACGCGACCAACAACGCCGCGAACGCGATGTAA
- a CDS encoding LytR/AlgR family response regulator transcription factor: MTIRTILVDDESLAIQGLALRLQAHEDVEIIETCTNGREAIRAIKTHKPDLVFLDIQMPGFDGFSVVQGLMEVEPPLVIFCTAYSDYAIRAFEAQAVDYLMKPVDEGRLADALDRVRQRLSEKRQVQEVEKLREVLAEVAPQAMSDFAADDDAPASNRFEKLINIKDRGQIFRVDVDSIERIDAAGDYMCIYTADNSLILRETMKDLEKRLDPRNFQRVHRSTIVNLSQVRQVKPHTNGECFLVLESGAQVKVSRSYRDVVARFVH; encoded by the coding sequence ATGACCATCAGAACAATCCTCGTCGACGACGAAAGCCTGGCTATTCAAGGCCTTGCCCTGCGTCTGCAAGCGCATGAGGATGTCGAAATCATTGAAACCTGCACCAACGGCCGCGAAGCGATCCGTGCGATCAAGACGCACAAACCCGACCTTGTGTTCCTCGACATCCAGATGCCCGGCTTCGACGGTTTTTCCGTCGTCCAGGGGTTGATGGAGGTGGAGCCGCCGCTCGTCATCTTCTGCACCGCCTATAGCGATTATGCGATCCGCGCGTTCGAGGCGCAGGCGGTCGATTATCTGATGAAGCCGGTGGACGAAGGGCGTCTGGCCGACGCGCTCGACCGGGTGCGCCAGCGCCTGTCCGAAAAACGGCAGGTGCAGGAAGTGGAAAAGCTGCGCGAGGTGCTGGCCGAGGTCGCGCCGCAGGCGATGAGCGATTTCGCCGCCGATGACGACGCGCCCGCTTCCAACCGCTTCGAAAAGCTGATCAACATCAAGGATCGCGGCCAGATTTTCCGTGTCGACGTGGATTCGATCGAGCGGATCGACGCGGCCGGCGACTATATGTGCATCTACACCGCCGACAACTCGCTGATCCTGCGGGAAACGATGAAGGATCTGGAAAAGCGGCTCGACCCGCGCAATTTCCAGCGCGTTCATCGCTCCACCATCGTCAATCTGAGCCAGGTGCGGCAGGTCAAGCCCCACACCAATGGCGAATGTTTCCTGGTGCTGGAAAGCGGCGCGCAGGTAAAAGTCAGCCGCTCCTATCGCGACGTGGTGGCCCGCTTCGTGCATTGA
- the rplJ gene encoding 50S ribosomal protein L10, translating into MDRNQKSEVVSALNAHLAEVGVVVVTRNLGMTVAQSTQLRQKMREVGASYKVTKNRLARIALEGTSYTGLSDLLTGPVGLASSVDPVAAAKVAIDFAKTNDKLEIVGGAMGEVLLDAEGVKALASMPSLDELRAKLVGLLVAPATKLATVTQAPAAQLARVFNAYAEKEAA; encoded by the coding sequence ATGGATCGTAATCAGAAGTCTGAGGTCGTTTCCGCGCTGAACGCACATCTGGCAGAAGTCGGCGTGGTCGTCGTGACCCGCAACCTCGGCATGACGGTCGCCCAGTCGACCCAATTGCGCCAGAAGATGCGTGAAGTGGGTGCGTCCTACAAGGTTACGAAGAACCGCCTCGCCCGTATCGCCCTCGAAGGCACCAGCTACACCGGCCTCAGCGACCTGCTGACCGGCCCGGTTGGCCTCGCCTCCTCGGTCGATCCGGTCGCCGCCGCCAAGGTTGCGATCGATTTCGCCAAGACCAACGACAAGCTTGAGATCGTTGGCGGCGCGATGGGCGAAGTGCTGCTCGATGCGGAGGGCGTCAAGGCGCTCGCATCGATGCCGTCGCTGGATGAACTGCGTGCAAAGCTGGTCGGCCTTCTGGTCGCCCCGGCTACCAAGCTCGCAACCGTCACCCAGGCACCGGCTGCGCAGCTTGCGCGCGTCTTTAACGCCTATGCGGAGAAGGAAGCGGCCTGA
- a CDS encoding GIY-YIG nuclease family protein gives MTKPGYVYLMASGQNGTLYLGVTNDLVQRTWQHRNGFGGEFASKYACRFLVWYEAHDDIQEARQRELRMKKWERAWKLLLIEAMNPQWRDLFDDILG, from the coding sequence ATGACCAAGCCCGGCTATGTCTATCTCATGGCGAGCGGCCAGAATGGTACGCTCTATCTCGGTGTGACCAATGACCTCGTCCAGCGCACCTGGCAGCATCGCAATGGTTTTGGCGGAGAGTTCGCCAGCAAATATGCGTGCCGTTTTCTTGTCTGGTATGAGGCGCATGACGACATTCAGGAGGCGCGCCAGCGCGAACTGCGGATGAAGAAATGGGAGCGCGCCTGGAAACTGCTGCTCATTGAAGCGATGAATCCGCAATGGCGCGATCTGTTTGACGACATACTTGGCTGA